From Watersipora subatra chromosome 2, tzWatSuba1.1, whole genome shotgun sequence, one genomic window encodes:
- the LOC137387041 gene encoding dentin sialophosphoprotein-like — MFQQMDEQQIVELQMDEQQIVELQMVELHHCLKAKLISPLPESSNRESSNRESSNRESFSRESSDRESFSRESSDSESSNRESSDRESSNRESSNRESSDSESSNRESFSRESSDRESSNRESSDRESSNRESSNRESSNRESSNRESSDSESSNRESSNRESSDSESSNRESSNGESSNRESSNRESSNRESSNRESSNRESSNKESSNRESSNRESSNRESFSRESSNKDSSNRESSNRESSNRESSNRESSNRESSNRESSNKESSNRESSNRESSNRESFSRESSDRESFSRESSDSESSNRESSNRESSDRESSNRESSNRESSDSESSNRESFSRESSDRESSNRESSDRESSNRESSNRESSDRESSNRESSNRESSNRESSNRESSNRESSDSESSNRESSNRESSDSESSNRESSNRESSNRESSNRESFSRESSDITITVKDYSDISENMPAFCMVGLHQQQTVLDSMVKLMMAITSYDVLHHIVRHSIHIENDVISG; from the exons GAGAGTTCTAATAGAGAGAGTTCTAATAGAGAGAGTTCTAATAGGGAGAGTTTTAGTAGAGAGAGTTCTGATAGGGAGAGTTTTAGTAGGGAGAGTTCAGATAGTGAGAGTTCTAATAGGGAGAGTTCTGATAGGGAGAGTTCTAATAGGGAGAGTTCTAATAGGGAGAGTTCAGATAGTGAGAGTTCTAATAGGGAGAGTTTTAGTAGAGAGAGTTCTGATAGGGAGAGTTCTAATAGGGAGAGTTCTGATAGGGAGAGTTCTAATAGGGAGAGTTCTAATAGGGAGAGTTCTAATAGGGAGAGTTCTAATAGGGAGAGTTCAGATAGTGAGAGTTCTAATAGGGAGAGTTCTAATAGGGAGAGTTCTGATAGTGAGAGTTCTAATAGGGAGAGTTCTAATGGAGAGAGTTCTAATAGAGAGAGTTCTAATAGGGAGAGTTCTAATAGGGAGAGTTCTAATAGAGAGAGTTCTAATAGAGAGAGTTCTAATAAGGAGAGTTCTAATAGAGAGAGTTCTAATAGAGAGAGTTCTAATAGGGAGAGTTTTAGTAGAGAGAGTTCTAATAAGGACAGTTCTAATAGAGAGAGTTCTAATAGAGAGAGTTCTAATAGGGAGAGTTCTAATAGGGAGAGTTCTAATAGAGAGAGTTCTAATAGAGAGAGTTCTAATAAGGAGAGTTCTAATAGAGAGAGTTCTAATAGAGAGAGTTCTAATAGGGAGAGTTTTAGTAGAGAGAGTTCTGATAGGGAGAGTTTTAGTAGGGAGAGTTCAGATAGTGAGAGTTCTAATAGGGAGAGTTCTAATAGGGAGAGTTCTGATAGGGAGAGTTCTAATAGGGAGAGTTCTAATAGGGAGAGTTCAGATAGTGAGAGTTCTAATAGGGAGAGTTTTAGTAGAGAGAGTTCTGATAGGGAGAGTTCTAATAGGGAGAGTTCTGATAGGGAGAGTTCTAATAGGGAGAGTTCTAATAGGGAGAGTTCTGATAGGGAGAGTTCTAATAGGGAGAGTTCTAATAGGGAGAGTTCTAATAGGGAGAGTTCTAATAGGGAGAGTTCTAATAGGGAGAGTTCAGATAGTGAGAGTTCTAATAGGGAGAGTTCTAATAGGGAGAGTTCTGATAGTGAGAGTTCTAATAGGGAGAGTTCTAATAGAGAGAGTTCTAATAGAGAAAGTTCTAATAGGGAGAGTTTTAGTAGAGAGAGTTCTGATA TCACAATCACAGTCAAAGACTACTCTGACATCTCAGAGAACATGCCAGCCTTTTGTATGGTTGGCCTGCACCAACAACAAACTGTGTTAGATAGCATGGTCAAACTCATGATGGCAATTACATCATATGATGTCTTACATCATATCGTAAGACATTCAATACACATAGAAAATGATGTAATAAGTGGCTAA